ACAAGAAAAAAATCGTCAAACCCACTCGTAATGGCTATGTTGCAAGCACAAGACGGTATCTTGCAAGTCGTTGGTACATTAGACCAAGATCATATACCTGCCCTGCTTGAAGAATTGTCAAGATCTGTGTCAGAACGGAATGTTACGATTGACTTATCCCGTACAGAACAAGCGAACTCTATCTTACTTGCTATTTTGATTGATCTACAGCGCCAAGCTAAAAAACAAGGGCATGTTGTCACCGTCATCAACTGGCCGCAAAGCTTATTGAATTTAATTACGCTTTATTCTCTTCAAGCCTTATTTAGCATAGAACCTGCTGCTATAGAACCGTCGTAAATTCTTCGCGTAACCATCATGCTTAGAGAGTTATCTATGCAACCAAAACAGCGTATTGTTGTTGGCATGTCCGGAGGCGTTGATTCATCAGTGACTGCTTGGTTACTCAAAAAACAAGGGCATGAAGTCGTTGGTGTCTTTATGAAAAATTGGGAAGACGAAGCAAATAACCCCTATTGCTCTATCAAGCAGGATGCTCTCGATGCCATTGCTGTTGCTGACGTCATCGGCATAGATATACATATTGTCAATTTTGCTAAAACCTATCAAGAAGAAGTGTTTGCAGATTTTTTAGCAGAATACGCAGCCGGGCGCACACCGAACCCTGATGTATTCTGCAATGCCAAGATCAAATTCAAGGCGTTTCTAGATCACGCAATCAGTCTTGGCGCAGAAGCTATTGCCACAGGTCACTATGCAAATATTGCAGTACAAAAACAACAATATTATCTTCTAAAAGGAGTAGATGACATAAAAGACCAAAGCTATTTTTTGTATCGCCTCAATCAATATCAGCTTAGCCACGCAAATTTTCCATTGGGTATGTATCGCAAAAACACAGTTCGAGAAATAGCTCAACAAGCCAATCTGCCAAACGCATATAAAAAAGATAGTACGGGTATTTGTTTTATTGGAGAGCGGCCATTTCAAACCTTTTTACAAAACTATTTACCTCACCAACCAGGTGTTATCATGACACTTGAAGGGAAAATTGTTGGGTATCATATCGGTCTTATGTACTATACCATTGGCCAAAGAAAAGGCTTGGCCATCGGCGGCAAGGGCAAGCCTTGGTATGTGATTGACAAAAATATACAAAAAAACCAGTTGATTGTTGCGCAAGGACATAACCATCCCCACCTACTTAAAGACCATTTAACGCTAACAGATGTTAGCTGGATAGCTGGCAAAACACCAAAACTAGGTCGCTATCAAGCAAAAATCCGCTATCAAAGTGTTGATGCAACTTGTTTTTTAGAAAAAAATGAGCGGTTCGTGCTAAGCTTTCAAAAACCGCAATAGGCTATCACACCTGGACAATCTGCAGTGATATATGATGGTGCTGTATGTTTAGGTGGTGGTATCATTGCTTGATGTGACGAGCTATTATCCCCCTCACAAAATAATGCAAATTGAGTATAATGGCTGTTGCATGGTGTTCTTATCATCGCAAAAAAGAAAAGGTGTCATCGTGAAACAACAAACAAGTAAGGATTTACTCAGTTATGTGCGGGAATTTTTATCCAGCACGGAGGACTTGATTGGTGTAGCAAGTCAAGAAGGTGGAGAAAAAGTTCGGCAACTTCATCAACAGGCAAAGGAAAACTTAAAAGTGGCTAAAGCACAGTTAGTTAAAGCAGAAAAATATCTAGCAAATAAAGCCAGTGATACAGCTCACGCAACTGATGAATTTGTGCATGAATACCCTTGGCAAGCTGTGGGTATTGCGTCGTTAGTCGGGCTGCTGCTCGGTTTACTTATTTCTCGTCGCTGAGTATCATGGTAGATGGTTCTTCATCAGGTTCTCGTGGTTCATTGCGAGAACTGCTGAAAGCGCTGATCGCTTTGATTTTTAACAGGCTAAACTTAGCTGGCATCGAATATAAAGCCTATACGATGGGTCAATTGTTTGGCGTCGTGTGGCTTGTTTTGGCGTTGTTAGCTTTACAAGTTGCTATTTTGGCGTTGCTGCTTTTAATTGCTTTGATCACACCGCCCTACTTGCGTATTACATTATTTACGCTGATTATACTGGTATTTTTTGGTATTTTTGTCGGCGCTATCTTGACATTTAAACGCCATTTAGCTCAGCTTTCACGACCTTTCTCTGCAACACTAAATGAAATAAAAAAAGATTGGTCCACTTTTATACATAAACGTTAATATGACTAAAAAACACCTTGATTTGTCGCTTCAAAAAGAACTACTGATCGCACAGGGTGAAGTATTGCGCTTAACATGTCAAACCACTCTAGAAAATTACCAAAGCACCCCCACCTTTTTCACAAGCAATGCGTGGCGTTTTTTATGCCAAGGTGCGTTAGGCGCTTGGTTAGTCATAAAAATCTTATCGCAACCATTACCAAACCGACCCACTAGACAGTTCATCAAGGCTATTTTTCACGCAACCTTTTTATGGCGTATATTTAGAAGAATTTGGCAACATCGTACTCCTTAAGATTAAAAAATCTGGTTACCTATTAATCAATAAGATTATTGACTGATAAGATGCGATGCTGATCGTTTTCATTCAATAAAATACTCAAGCGCGATTAAACTTTGAATCATGTCTTGCAAAAAAAATTCGGTAGTTAAAATAGCTCCACCATCTAAGCAAGATATAGCTTTTTTTATGGATGCCGCTTACCAATTAGCCTGCCAAGCTGAAGCGATGGGAGAAGTACCAGTAGGGGCTGTAGTGGTCAAAAATCAACGGATTATCGGGCAAGGATACAATACACCAATTAGTCGCAACAGCCCTTTTGCACACGCTGAAATAATAGCGCTACAAAATGCGGCAATTTTACTGCATAATTATCGTCTAGTTGATTGTGACATGTATACCACACTGGAGCCATGTCTGATGTGTGCAGGAGCTATCACACAAGCACGCATAAGACGGCTTATTTTTGGTACCTATGAACCAAAATGTGGTGTAGCGGGCAGTGTAATAGATATTTTTGCAAACCCTCAATTAAATGTGCACACAAGTGTATTTGGGAACGTAGATACGGCACGCTGCACCAAGCAACTGGTGCAGTTTTTTCAAAAAAAGCGGAAAATGATCACTAAAGCAGATCCTGCCATTATAGGCTTATAAGATGCATTGGGTGCCACGAGGTAGAGCCTGTGTCACGGAAGATGTTGCGCCCTCGAAAACATCCACTGCTGCGTTAATGGGTACATTAACCACATCAAACTTCATAGGATGTACTGTCACACCAATGATTACGCGTCTACAACCGTGTCTTTTTTTGCCTGCTCTACTTCAGCTGGTATCGTTTCCACTAACGATACCAACGCAAGCGGCGCATTATCACCTTGTCGAAAACCATATTTTAAAATAGACAAGTAACCACCCGCACGATTTTGGAAGCGTGGCCCAAGATCACCGAATAACTTGACTACAATGTCGCGATCCCTTGTCCGATTAAAAGCCAATCGGCGATTAGCTAAGGAAGCCGTTTTACCCAATGTAATGAGGGGTTCCACAATAGGTCGTAAAGCCTTCGCTTTGGGTAAAGTTGTCACAATGCGTTCGTGGCGCAACAATGAATTAACGATATTGCGCAACATCGCCAATCGATGTCCAGTTGGACGATTAAACTTACGATTACCAAAACAGTGCCGCATAATTCCCTCTTATCACAAGTTGCAAAAGCTATTGCGTTTAAAGTTTCTCGAAAGCAGCTGGTGGCCAGTTCTCCAACACCATACCTAATACCAAGCCCTTTGCAGTCAAAGCAGCTTTAATTTCATCCAAAGACTTTCTACCTAAATTCGGTGTCTTAAGCAAATCAGCATCGGTACGCTGCACCAGTTCGCCAATATAGTAAATATTCTGCGTTTTCAGACAATTTGCCGAACGCACTGTCAATTCCAAATCATCCACTGAACTAAGGAAAATTGGATCGACCTGTGGTACTTGCTCAACCGTTTCCTCCACCACTGTGCTTTGCAAATCAGCAAAAATAGAAAGTTGATCAATCAGAATTTTAGCAGCAACACGCACCGCTTCTTCGGCATCAATAGCTCCATTAGTCTCGATATCTAATATCAAGCAATCCAAATCGGTGCGCTGTTCTACACGAGCCGATTCTACATTGAAACTCACGCGTCTAATAGGCGAAAATGAAGCGTCGATGTGAATCACACCGATGGCATGGCTATCTTCGCGATTCAGGCGCGTTGTCACTGGTTGGTAACCTCTGCCGCTTTCTACCTTAAACTCCATATTAATTTTACCACCCGACGCAAGATGACAAATCACATGATCAGGATGAATCGCCTCAACATCGTGAGGTAGGATAACATCACGCACACAAACTGCACCCTCACCAGATTTAGCCAACTGCAGCATGACGCTGTCACGTCCATGTAAACGAAAGACTGCACCCTTAAGGTTCAGCAAAATATCCACTACATCTTCTTGCACCCCATCCAATGTTGAATACTCGTGAAGCACACCTTCAATAGTCACTTCCGTTGGTGCAAAACCAGGCATAGAAGATAATAAGATACGCCGCAAAGCATTACCCAGCGTGTGCGCATAGCCTCTTTCGAATGGTTCCATGACCACCCGTGCTTGAGTAGGCGAAATGGGTTTGACATCAACAGATCGGGGTTTTAAAAATTCCAGCGGACTATTTGGCATAATGCTTTCCTTGGCCTAATGCTTATTTAGAGTAAAACTCAACCACAAGCTGTTCATTGATATCGCTTGATAAATCAGCACGCTCCGGCAGACTTTTGAGTATACCTTCCATTTTTGTCTCATCAACTTCCACCCAGGCTGACACACCAGACTGGGCATTAAGCGATAAAGCTTCTTGAATACGCGTCTGTTTCTTAGCTTTTTCACGTACTGCAATAACATCCCCTAATTGCACAGCATAGGAGGGAATATTCACAACCTTGCCATTTACAGCAATAGCACAGTGGCTGACTAATTGACGGGATTCCGCACGCGTTGACCCAAAACCCATCCGATAGACTACGTTATCCAAACGCGTCTCTAGCAACTGTAATAAATTCTCGCCCGTTGATCCCTTACGACGCATCGCTTCGGCAAAATACCGCCTAAATTGACGCTCAAGTACACTATAAAGACGACGAATTTTTTGTTTTTCTCGAAGCTGTGTGCCGTAATCTGACAAACGCGCATGTGCCTTGCCATGCTGTCCAGGTACACTGTCAATTTTACATTTTGATTCAATGGAACGCCGGGCACTCTTCAAAAATAAATCCGTTCCTTCTCTGCGAGACAGTTTACACTTTGGACCAATATAGCGCGCCATAGCAATGCTCTCCAAATTAAATTCGACGTTTCTTAGGCGGACGACAGCCATTATGCGGGACAGGAGTTATATCAGAAATACTGATAATTTTAAATCCCAATGCATTAAGTGAACGAACCGAAGAGTCGCGACCCGGCCCCGGTCCTTTGATGTATACATCAAGATTTTTGACACCATATTCTTGCGCTAATTTACCAGCCTGCTCAGCAGCAACCTGTGCAGCAAAGGGTGTGCTCTTGCGTGATCCTTTAAATCCGGCACCTCCTGCTGTTGCCCAAGCCAAGGTATTCCCCTGTCTATCGGCAATGGTAATGATGGTATTGTTAAATGAAGCATGTACATAGGCAACTGCTTCACTAACATTTCTGCGTACTCGCTTACGAGTACGAACCGCCGTATTTGCTTTAACCATTTATGCGTTAATCCCTAAGTTACTTTTTGCTAGCTGTTTTGTGGATAGGACCCTTGCAGGTTCGAGCATTCGTACGCGTACGCTGACCACGACAAGGCAATCCGCGACGATGGCGTACACCACGATAGCTACCGATATCAATCAGCCGCTTGATATTCATCGCCACTTCGCGACGTAAATCTCCTTCAACGGTATGCTTTGTTACTTGATCACGCAATGCATCCATCTCAGCATCTGTTAAATCCTTTACTTTAGTTGCAGGATTAACATTCACTGCGTTACAAACAGTGCGCGCCAAAGAAGCACCGATGCCAAAGATAGCCTGCAAACCAATCACTACATGAGCATGATTAGGTATGTTAATGCCAGCAATACGAGCCATGTATCAATTCCCCAAACCTTCAGTTGATCATCACCACAAAGTATCTATTGAAAATATGCACTATCCCTGCCTTTGCTTATGCCTAGGATTAGTACAGATTACACGAACAACCCGAAGACGTCGTACAATCTTGCAGTGACGACATATTTTTTTAACTGAAGGTTGAACACGCATTTTTTTATCTCCATCTATCCTAATATTGCATTATTTAGCACGAAATATGATTCTCGCTTTACTTAAATCATAAGGCGTTAACTCTACCGTTACCTTGTCGCCAGGCAAGATACGAATATAATGCATTCTAATCTTGCCAGAAATATGACCAAGTACTACATGATCATTTTCAAGTTTAACCCGAAACATCGCATTGGGCAGCGTTTCTAGTACCTCACCTTGCATCTGAATCGTATCTTCTTTTGCCATATAATTACGATCAATATTCAACTAACGAGATGAAACGCCCATCTTAAAATTGGCTTTTTTTAGTAAACTT
This genomic stretch from Neisseriales bacterium harbors:
- the rplQ gene encoding 50S ribosomal protein L17, yielding MRHCFGNRKFNRPTGHRLAMLRNIVNSLLRHERIVTTLPKAKALRPIVEPLITLGKTASLANRRLAFNRTRDRDIVVKLFGDLGPRFQNRAGGYLSILKYGFRQGDNAPLALVSLVETIPAEVEQAKKDTVVDA
- the rpoA gene encoding DNA-directed RNA polymerase subunit alpha, with the translated sequence MPNSPLEFLKPRSVDVKPISPTQARVVMEPFERGYAHTLGNALRRILLSSMPGFAPTEVTIEGVLHEYSTLDGVQEDVVDILLNLKGAVFRLHGRDSVMLQLAKSGEGAVCVRDVILPHDVEAIHPDHVICHLASGGKINMEFKVESGRGYQPVTTRLNREDSHAIGVIHIDASFSPIRRVSFNVESARVEQRTDLDCLILDIETNGAIDAEEAVRVAAKILIDQLSIFADLQSTVVEETVEQVPQVDPIFLSSVDDLELTVRSANCLKTQNIYYIGELVQRTDADLLKTPNLGRKSLDEIKAALTAKGLVLGMVLENWPPAAFEKL
- a CDS encoding STAS domain-containing protein produces the protein MAMLQAQDGILQVVGTLDQDHIPALLEELSRSVSERNVTIDLSRTEQANSILLAILIDLQRQAKKQGHVVTVINWPQSLLNLITLYSLQALFSIEPAAIEPS
- the rpsD gene encoding 30S ribosomal protein S4, translating into MARYIGPKCKLSRREGTDLFLKSARRSIESKCKIDSVPGQHGKAHARLSDYGTQLREKQKIRRLYSVLERQFRRYFAEAMRRKGSTGENLLQLLETRLDNVVYRMGFGSTRAESRQLVSHCAIAVNGKVVNIPSYAVQLGDVIAVREKAKKQTRIQEALSLNAQSGVSAWVEVDETKMEGILKSLPERADLSSDINEQLVVEFYSK
- the mnmA gene encoding tRNA 2-thiouridine(34) synthase MnmA, which codes for MQPKQRIVVGMSGGVDSSVTAWLLKKQGHEVVGVFMKNWEDEANNPYCSIKQDALDAIAVADVIGIDIHIVNFAKTYQEEVFADFLAEYAAGRTPNPDVFCNAKIKFKAFLDHAISLGAEAIATGHYANIAVQKQQYYLLKGVDDIKDQSYFLYRLNQYQLSHANFPLGMYRKNTVREIAQQANLPNAYKKDSTGICFIGERPFQTFLQNYLPHQPGVIMTLEGKIVGYHIGLMYYTIGQRKGLAIGGKGKPWYVIDKNIQKNQLIVAQGHNHPHLLKDHLTLTDVSWIAGKTPKLGRYQAKIRYQSVDATCFLEKNERFVLSFQKPQ
- the rpsK gene encoding 30S ribosomal protein S11 encodes the protein MVKANTAVRTRKRVRRNVSEAVAYVHASFNNTIITIADRQGNTLAWATAGGAGFKGSRKSTPFAAQVAAEQAGKLAQEYGVKNLDVYIKGPGPGRDSSVRSLNALGFKIISISDITPVPHNGCRPPKKRRI
- the rpsM gene encoding 30S ribosomal protein S13 translates to MARIAGINIPNHAHVVIGLQAIFGIGASLARTVCNAVNVNPATKVKDLTDAEMDALRDQVTKHTVEGDLRREVAMNIKRLIDIGSYRGVRHRRGLPCRGQRTRTNARTCKGPIHKTASKK
- a CDS encoding phage holin family protein, with protein sequence MVDGSSSGSRGSLRELLKALIALIFNRLNLAGIEYKAYTMGQLFGVVWLVLALLALQVAILALLLLIALITPPYLRITLFTLIILVFFGIFVGAILTFKRHLAQLSRPFSATLNEIKKDWSTFIHKR
- a CDS encoding DUF883 domain-containing protein encodes the protein MVFLSSQKRKGVIVKQQTSKDLLSYVREFLSSTEDLIGVASQEGGEKVRQLHQQAKENLKVAKAQLVKAEKYLANKASDTAHATDEFVHEYPWQAVGIASLVGLLLGLLISRR
- the infA gene encoding translation initiation factor IF-1 — translated: MAKEDTIQMQGEVLETLPNAMFRVKLENDHVVLGHISGKIRMHYIRILPGDKVTVELTPYDLSKARIIFRAK
- the rpmJ gene encoding 50S ribosomal protein L36; this translates as MRVQPSVKKICRHCKIVRRLRVVRVICTNPRHKQRQG
- a CDS encoding nucleoside deaminase, yielding MSCKKNSVVKIAPPSKQDIAFFMDAAYQLACQAEAMGEVPVGAVVVKNQRIIGQGYNTPISRNSPFAHAEIIALQNAAILLHNYRLVDCDMYTTLEPCLMCAGAITQARIRRLIFGTYEPKCGVAGSVIDIFANPQLNVHTSVFGNVDTARCTKQLVQFFQKKRKMITKADPAIIGL